In Actinomycetota bacterium, the following are encoded in one genomic region:
- a CDS encoding ImmA/IrrE family metallo-endopeptidase translates to MARAPINPAALTWAREVSSVTPEELAKALNVKPGRVAEFEGGGALPTFRQLALIATKLDRPLGFFFAPAPTAPDIPETADFRGRGAGKLPADLAKEMRRAVQHRDVMLDLAEVPMRQVPESAITWQTVAARAADLRTTFGLTDAFIPPESQNNQVFNFWRGLLEVNGILVFQATRISLKAFRGLSLHHKDLPLILVNGADSAMGRTFTLFHEVAHLITRTSGLCALRESVDEEAIANSFAANFLMPESAVQARLSDRVEPAAAAEHLARHFKVSVLAAGVRLRRLKIISENDLQAIRSASDENWEQAREAQKQKDGFVPPWRLRYRDLGPTYIGAVAQALEDRRVDMVDATYLLNARLPMVEQLLDEYYRTGGAE, encoded by the coding sequence GTGGCTCGCGCGCCGATCAACCCGGCTGCTCTCACTTGGGCACGTGAGGTCAGCAGCGTCACGCCGGAAGAGTTGGCGAAGGCACTCAACGTTAAGCCCGGTAGGGTTGCCGAGTTCGAGGGCGGTGGCGCCCTTCCGACTTTTCGTCAGCTTGCCCTCATCGCGACAAAGCTCGATCGGCCGCTGGGCTTCTTCTTCGCACCGGCACCAACTGCTCCAGACATTCCCGAGACGGCTGACTTCCGTGGCCGCGGCGCCGGGAAGCTGCCTGCGGACTTGGCCAAGGAAATGCGACGGGCCGTCCAGCACCGAGACGTGATGCTGGATCTGGCTGAAGTCCCTATGCGTCAGGTCCCGGAAAGCGCGATCACATGGCAGACCGTGGCGGCACGCGCCGCCGATCTGCGCACAACCTTCGGCCTCACCGACGCGTTCATACCGCCGGAGTCCCAAAACAACCAGGTGTTCAACTTCTGGCGAGGCCTGCTGGAGGTGAACGGCATTTTGGTCTTCCAGGCTACGAGAATCTCCCTGAAGGCGTTCCGCGGGCTTTCGTTGCACCACAAAGATCTTCCGCTGATCCTCGTCAACGGTGCTGACAGTGCTATGGGTCGCACCTTCACGCTGTTCCACGAGGTCGCTCACCTGATTACCCGAACAAGCGGCCTGTGTGCGCTGCGCGAGTCCGTGGACGAGGAGGCGATCGCCAACAGCTTCGCGGCGAACTTCCTTATGCCGGAGTCCGCCGTCCAGGCACGGCTTAGCGATCGAGTTGAGCCCGCAGCCGCAGCGGAGCATCTCGCCCGCCACTTCAAGGTCAGCGTCCTGGCCGCAGGTGTCCGGCTTCGCCGACTAAAGATCATTAGTGAGAATGACCTCCAAGCGATCCGCTCCGCCAGTGATGAGAACTGGGAGCAGGCCCGCGAGGCGCAGAAGCAGAAGGATGGCTTCGTGCCGCCTTGGCGGCTGCGGTATCGCGACCTCGGACCGACTTACATTGGAGCTGTAGCGCAAGCTCTAGAGGATCGCCGTGTCGACATGGTCGACGCTACCTACCTGCTGAATGCACGCCTGCCGATGGTCGAACAGTTGCTCGACGAGTACTACCGGACGGGCGGCGCTGAGTGA
- a CDS encoding ribosome biogenesis GTPase Der — MSIDDDEPAATWVEQPWEIDEDADDDAALAAARAAVRAEFGDVDLGEVAEPAEPLPVVAVVGRPNVGKSTLVNRIIGRREAVVEDVPGVTRDRVTYETEWTGRRFLLLDTGGWMREARGMSAQVAAQAERAIAEADVVLFVVDARVGATDADDAVVSMLRRSGTPVLLVANKVDDARTEADAAQLWSLGLGQPWPVSALHGRGSGDLLDAVVAAMPEVGSGTASARGPRRVALLGRPNVGKSSLLNRLAGQQRVVVDAVAGTTVDPVDELVELGGRVWRFVDTAGIRRRVREASGHEYYASLRTQAAVEKAEVAVVLIDGSEPLSEQDIRILSMAVEAGRAVVVAYNKWDLVDEERQRYLGREIERDLVQVQWAPRVNVSARTGWHTDRLVPALDAALAGWETRVSTGPLNAFLGELVAAHPHPLRGGKQPRILFGTQAGVRPPVFVLFTTGFLEAGYRRFIERRLREEFGFVGSPIRVNLRVREKRRR; from the coding sequence TCCGCGCCGAGTTCGGCGACGTCGACCTCGGCGAGGTGGCCGAGCCGGCCGAACCGCTTCCGGTGGTCGCGGTGGTCGGGCGCCCCAACGTGGGCAAGTCGACCCTGGTCAACCGGATCATCGGGCGGCGTGAGGCGGTCGTCGAGGACGTCCCCGGGGTCACCCGGGACCGCGTCACGTACGAGACCGAGTGGACCGGAAGGCGTTTTCTGCTGCTGGATACCGGCGGCTGGATGCGGGAGGCGCGCGGTATGTCCGCCCAGGTGGCCGCCCAGGCCGAGCGCGCGATCGCCGAGGCCGACGTCGTGCTGTTCGTGGTGGACGCCCGGGTGGGCGCGACCGACGCCGACGACGCCGTGGTGTCGATGCTGCGCCGGTCCGGTACGCCGGTGCTGCTGGTCGCGAACAAGGTCGACGACGCGCGCACCGAGGCGGACGCGGCGCAGCTGTGGTCGCTCGGGCTCGGCCAGCCGTGGCCGGTGTCGGCGCTGCACGGCCGGGGCAGCGGCGACCTGCTCGACGCCGTCGTCGCGGCGATGCCGGAGGTGGGATCGGGTACGGCGTCGGCGCGCGGCCCCCGCCGGGTCGCCCTGCTGGGCCGGCCCAACGTCGGGAAGTCCAGCCTGCTCAACCGGCTCGCCGGCCAGCAACGCGTCGTCGTGGACGCCGTCGCCGGGACGACGGTCGATCCGGTGGACGAGCTGGTCGAGCTGGGCGGGCGGGTATGGCGCTTCGTCGACACCGCGGGGATCCGGCGCCGCGTTCGTGAGGCCAGCGGGCACGAGTACTACGCGAGCCTGCGGACCCAGGCCGCCGTCGAGAAGGCCGAGGTCGCCGTCGTCCTCATCGACGGCAGCGAACCGCTGTCCGAGCAGGACATCCGGATCCTGTCGATGGCGGTCGAGGCCGGTCGCGCCGTCGTCGTCGCCTACAACAAGTGGGACCTGGTCGACGAGGAGCGGCAGCGGTACCTCGGTCGCGAGATCGAGCGTGACCTCGTCCAGGTGCAGTGGGCGCCGCGGGTCAACGTGTCGGCGCGGACCGGCTGGCACACCGACCGGCTGGTACCTGCCCTCGACGCCGCGCTCGCCGGCTGGGAGACCCGGGTGTCGACCGGACCGCTCAACGCGTTCCTGGGGGAGCTGGTCGCCGCGCATCCGCATCCGCTGCGCGGCGGCAAGCAGCCGCGGATCCTCTTCGGGACGCAGGCCGGCGTCCGGCCACCGGTGTTCGTCCTGTTCACCACGGGCTTCCTCGAAGCGGGCTACCGGCGCTTCATCGAGCGCCGGCTGCGGGAGGAGTTCGGCTTCGTCGGCTCGCCGATCCGGGTCAACCTGCGAGTCCGCGAGAAGCGCCGGCGCTGA
- a CDS encoding DUF4411 family protein, whose protein sequence is MTYTLDTNILIGLVRLYPRDIFPAMWSNIESSVQQGDSCICEAILREVHRGGDDLHKWAKDLPGFVCPATDEELLSVAEIGVAHPDWVQGQLNEADPFVIAHAKAEKSIIVTEESRKGPGSLDKNLKIPNVAEEHGVETVKFFDYVRERGWRF, encoded by the coding sequence GTGACTTACACCCTCGACACGAACATCCTCATCGGTTTGGTGCGGCTTTATCCGCGCGACATCTTCCCGGCCATGTGGTCGAACATTGAATCGTCGGTGCAACAGGGCGACAGCTGCATCTGCGAGGCAATCCTCCGCGAGGTTCACCGGGGCGGGGACGACCTGCACAAATGGGCCAAGGACCTACCGGGGTTCGTATGTCCGGCGACCGATGAAGAGCTACTGTCTGTCGCGGAGATTGGCGTCGCCCACCCGGACTGGGTGCAGGGTCAGCTAAACGAGGCCGACCCGTTCGTAATCGCCCACGCGAAGGCCGAGAAGTCAATCATTGTGACCGAGGAAAGCCGCAAGGGTCCCGGCAGCTTGGACAAGAACCTGAAGATCCCCAACGTCGCCGAGGAACACGGTGTCGAGACGGTGAAGTTTTTCGACTATGTGCGTGAGCGGGGATGGCGGTTCTGA